From one Desulfobaculum bizertense DSM 18034 genomic stretch:
- a CDS encoding sigma-54-dependent transcriptional regulator, whose amino-acid sequence MAKVFIIDRDPEMQGGFRQSLEQAGHSVVWASDRSTLDQARLAHRCDVAFVGSEFGDASSLDILNALRCQPSPPEVLMLSSTADPDLAEAALRAGAWDFVVKPCSTERLLRLLDRAVSSRLQSGDDRVIQPMQSALVGSDPRLMYCLRQAALAAQSMNEVLVMGETGTGKDLVARAVHNASKRKNGPFVIVDCAALPGNLAESLLFGHVRGAFTGAESSQQGLVAQANGGTLFLDEVGELPIAVQSKFLRVLQTRRYRPVGAQREEKSDFRLIAATNRDLEKMTREGGFRSDLLFRLKTVHVDLPPLRERKGDISALAVHLLSRHARESSQQLKGASPEFLQALSSYGWPGNVRELKHALEAACLAAGDAPTLLPHHLPFELRVCYTRDVVGRPELCQKCFGENQKFEPVTWAEYRKRAVKTAEAEYVLGVLEHTGQNVKKAISLSGLKTARFYELMKSVKKRKKKEKF is encoded by the coding sequence ATGGCTAAGGTGTTTATCATAGATCGTGACCCGGAAATGCAGGGTGGCTTTCGTCAGAGTCTGGAACAGGCGGGCCATTCGGTCGTCTGGGCGAGTGACAGGAGCACGCTGGATCAGGCCCGGCTGGCACATCGCTGCGATGTGGCCTTTGTCGGTTCTGAGTTTGGGGATGCCTCCAGTCTGGACATTTTGAATGCCCTGCGCTGTCAGCCTTCTCCTCCAGAGGTTCTGATGCTTTCGTCAACGGCAGATCCCGACCTTGCCGAAGCTGCACTTCGGGCTGGCGCGTGGGACTTTGTTGTAAAGCCTTGCTCGACAGAACGGCTTTTGCGGCTTTTGGACAGGGCCGTGAGTTCCCGTCTCCAGTCTGGCGATGACCGCGTGATTCAGCCGATGCAGTCTGCGCTGGTGGGGAGTGACCCGCGTCTGATGTATTGCCTGCGACAGGCTGCACTTGCTGCGCAGAGCATGAATGAAGTGCTGGTGATGGGGGAGACCGGGACGGGCAAGGACCTTGTTGCGCGGGCCGTGCATAATGCCTCAAAGCGAAAGAATGGGCCGTTTGTGATCGTGGACTGTGCTGCTCTGCCGGGAAATCTCGCAGAGAGTCTGCTGTTTGGGCATGTCCGCGGGGCGTTTACCGGGGCGGAGAGTTCACAGCAGGGGCTGGTTGCTCAGGCCAACGGGGGGACGCTGTTTCTTGATGAAGTTGGCGAGCTGCCCATTGCGGTACAGTCCAAGTTTTTGCGCGTTCTCCAGACACGGCGCTATCGTCCCGTTGGTGCCCAGCGTGAAGAAAAGAGTGACTTTCGGCTGATAGCTGCGACGAACCGTGATCTTGAGAAGATGACTCGTGAGGGCGGATTCCGGAGTGACCTGCTTTTCCGGCTCAAGACTGTGCATGTTGATTTGCCACCGCTTCGGGAACGAAAAGGAGATATTTCAGCGCTTGCGGTGCATCTGCTTTCGCGACACGCCCGGGAAAGTTCGCAACAGCTCAAGGGGGCAAGTCCTGAGTTTTTGCAGGCGCTGAGTTCCTATGGCTGGCCCGGTAATGTTCGGGAACTCAAACATGCCCTTGAAGCTGCCTGTCTTGCTGCGGGCGATGCCCCAACGCTTTTGCCGCACCATCTGCCTTTTGAACTGCGTGTTTGTTATACCCGCGACGTGGTGGGACGGCCGGAGCTGTGTCAGAAGTGTTTCGGAGAAAATCAGAAATTTGAGCCTGTGACATGGGCGGAATACCGGAAACGTGCTGTGAAGACAGCAGAAGCAGAGTATGTCTTGGGGGTGCTTGAGCATACAGGGCAGAATGTAAAGAAGGCGATTTCGCTTTCAGGACTCAAGACAGCGCGGTTTTATGAATTGATGAAGTCTGTAAAAAAACGGAAGAAAAAAGAAAAATTCTGA